From the genome of Ictalurus furcatus strain D&B chromosome 4, Billie_1.0, whole genome shotgun sequence, one region includes:
- the fosb gene encoding protein fosB isoform X2 produces the protein MQLFWKDTKGFLTDSSSKSCYGDVPFSPGASAFSFPLGSAGEMFQGFPGDPDSGSRGSSSPSVESQYLSSVDSFGSPSTTTAPQECVSSAGGVGVGGGTAGSTPGVDMPGSFVPTVTAITTSQDLQWMVQPTLISSVAPGQSGTGTTTMTQSVALDPYDMPGPSFSSVSGFTPPSSDTPGPVRQSRSRRRTRDETLTPEEEEKRRVRRERNKLAAAKCRNRRRELTDRLQSETDILEEEKAELEAEISELQKEKERLEFVLITHQPSCKIPYQEEQQQTPAPPPPPSSSVSVVGLTVKEDSFYLPPPYSSHHHHHQQQHHHHQQQQPAQQQQQGMMQEVAFSSSFYGPSQPAPGGPCLVADGGGNPDAGSHNPSYTSSFVFTYPEGACGASANQRTSSSEQSSDSMNSPSLLAL, from the exons ATGCAACTTTTTTGGAAAGACACGAAAGGCTTCTTGACTGACTCTTCCAGTAAATCTTGTTACG GTGACGTGCCATTTTCGCCGGGAGCGAGCGCTTTCTCGTTTCCACTCGGCTCTGCCGGGGAGATGTTCCAGGGGTTCCCCGGTGACCCGGACAGCGGCTCCCGTGGAAGTTCCTCTCCATCGGTCGAATCTCAGTACCTGTCTTCGGTGGACTCCTTCGGGAGCCCCTCCACCACCACTGCACCACAA GAGTGTGTATCTTCTGCTGGAGGTGTAGGGGTGGGTGGCGGGACAGCTGGCAGCACTCCAGGGGTGGACATGCCTGGCTCCTTCGTTCCCACAGTGACTGCCATCACCACAAGTCAGGACCTGCAGTGGATGGTGCAACCTACCCTCATCTCCTCCGTGGCACCAGGGCAGAGTGGCACAGGTACGACCACCATGACCCAGTCAGTGGCCCTGGACCCATATGACATGCCAGGGCCAAGCTTCTCCTCCGTCTCGGGCTTCACCCCTCCCAGCTCGGACACCCCAGGTCCTGTGCGCCAGTCAAGGAGCCGCCGGCGCACACGTGACGAAACG CTGACtccagaggaggaagagaagaggcgcgtcaggagagagagaaacaaactgGCCGCCGCTAAGTGTCGCAATCGACGGCGTGAGCTTACAGACAGGCTACAGTCG GAAACTGACAtactggaggaggagaaggcTGAGCTGGAGGCTGAGATCTCAGAGCTGCAGAAGGAGAAAGAGCGTCTGGAGTTCGTCCTCATCACCCATCAACCGAGCTGCAAGATCCCTTACcaggaggagcagcagcagacaccagcgcctcctccacctccgTCCTCCTCTGTTTCAGTGGTGGGTTTGACTGTGAAGGAGGACTCGTTCTACCTGCCTCCACCTTACTcgtcccaccaccaccaccaccagcagcagcaccaccaccaccagcagcagcagccagcgcagcagcagcagcaaggGATGATGCAGGAGGTAGCCTTTTCTAGTTCTTTCTATGGGCCGAGCCAGCCGGCGCCGGGTGGCCCGTGCCTTGTCGCTGACGGCGGCGGTAACCCTGACGCTGGCAGCCACAACCCCTCATACAcatcttcatttgtgttcaccTACCCAGAGGGAGCCTGCGGTGCCAGCGCTAACCAGCGAACCAGCAGCAGCGAGCAGTCCTCTGACTCTATGAACTCGCCCTCACTTCTTGCACTCTAA
- the fosb gene encoding protein fosB isoform X4, translating into MQLFWKDTKGFLTDSSSKSCYDSALERRMFRWAPGDVPFSPGASAFSFPLGSAGEMFQGFPGDPDSGSRGSSSPSVESQYLSSVDSFGSPSTTTAPQECVSSAGGVGVGGGTAGSTPGVDMPGSFVPTVTAITTSQDLQWMVQPTLISSVAPGQSGTGTTTMTQSVALDPYDMPGPSFSSVSGFTPPSSDTPGPVRQSRSRRRTRDETLTPEEEEKRRVRRERNKLAAAKCRNRRRELTDRLQSETDILEEEKAELEAEISELQKEKERLEFVLITHQPSCKIPYQEEQQQTPAPPPPPSSSVSVVGLTVKEDSFYLPPPYSSHHHHHQQQHHHHQQQQPAQQQQQGMMQEPSAPESPLDPESPWNLE; encoded by the exons ATGCAACTTTTTTGGAAAGACACGAAAGGCTTCTTGACTGACTCTTCCAGTAAATCTTGTTACG ACAGTGCACTAGAACGCCGAATGTTTCGCTGGGCGCCAGGTGACGTGCCATTTTCGCCGGGAGCGAGCGCTTTCTCGTTTCCACTCGGCTCTGCCGGGGAGATGTTCCAGGGGTTCCCCGGTGACCCGGACAGCGGCTCCCGTGGAAGTTCCTCTCCATCGGTCGAATCTCAGTACCTGTCTTCGGTGGACTCCTTCGGGAGCCCCTCCACCACCACTGCACCACAA GAGTGTGTATCTTCTGCTGGAGGTGTAGGGGTGGGTGGCGGGACAGCTGGCAGCACTCCAGGGGTGGACATGCCTGGCTCCTTCGTTCCCACAGTGACTGCCATCACCACAAGTCAGGACCTGCAGTGGATGGTGCAACCTACCCTCATCTCCTCCGTGGCACCAGGGCAGAGTGGCACAGGTACGACCACCATGACCCAGTCAGTGGCCCTGGACCCATATGACATGCCAGGGCCAAGCTTCTCCTCCGTCTCGGGCTTCACCCCTCCCAGCTCGGACACCCCAGGTCCTGTGCGCCAGTCAAGGAGCCGCCGGCGCACACGTGACGAAACG CTGACtccagaggaggaagagaagaggcgcgtcaggagagagagaaacaaactgGCCGCCGCTAAGTGTCGCAATCGACGGCGTGAGCTTACAGACAGGCTACAGTCG GAAACTGACAtactggaggaggagaaggcTGAGCTGGAGGCTGAGATCTCAGAGCTGCAGAAGGAGAAAGAGCGTCTGGAGTTCGTCCTCATCACCCATCAACCGAGCTGCAAGATCCCTTACcaggaggagcagcagcagacaccagcgcctcctccacctccgTCCTCCTCTGTTTCAGTGGTGGGTTTGACTGTGAAGGAGGACTCGTTCTACCTGCCTCCACCTTACTcgtcccaccaccaccaccaccagcagcagcaccaccaccaccagcagcagcagccagcgcagcagcagcagcaaggGATGATGCAGGAG
- the fosb gene encoding protein fosB isoform X5 gives MQLFWKDTKGFLTDSSSKSCYGDVPFSPGASAFSFPLGSAGEMFQGFPGDPDSGSRGSSSPSVESQYLSSVDSFGSPSTTTAPQECVSSAGGVGVGGGTAGSTPGVDMPGSFVPTVTAITTSQDLQWMVQPTLISSVAPGQSGTGTTTMTQSVALDPYDMPGPSFSSVSGFTPPSSDTPGPVRQSRSRRRTRDETLTPEEEEKRRVRRERNKLAAAKCRNRRRELTDRLQSETDILEEEKAELEAEISELQKEKERLEFVLITHQPSCKIPYQEEQQQTPAPPPPPSSSVSVVGLTVKEDSFYLPPPYSSHHHHHQQQHHHHQQQQPAQQQQQGMMQEREPAVPALTSEPAAASSPLTL, from the exons ATGCAACTTTTTTGGAAAGACACGAAAGGCTTCTTGACTGACTCTTCCAGTAAATCTTGTTACG GTGACGTGCCATTTTCGCCGGGAGCGAGCGCTTTCTCGTTTCCACTCGGCTCTGCCGGGGAGATGTTCCAGGGGTTCCCCGGTGACCCGGACAGCGGCTCCCGTGGAAGTTCCTCTCCATCGGTCGAATCTCAGTACCTGTCTTCGGTGGACTCCTTCGGGAGCCCCTCCACCACCACTGCACCACAA GAGTGTGTATCTTCTGCTGGAGGTGTAGGGGTGGGTGGCGGGACAGCTGGCAGCACTCCAGGGGTGGACATGCCTGGCTCCTTCGTTCCCACAGTGACTGCCATCACCACAAGTCAGGACCTGCAGTGGATGGTGCAACCTACCCTCATCTCCTCCGTGGCACCAGGGCAGAGTGGCACAGGTACGACCACCATGACCCAGTCAGTGGCCCTGGACCCATATGACATGCCAGGGCCAAGCTTCTCCTCCGTCTCGGGCTTCACCCCTCCCAGCTCGGACACCCCAGGTCCTGTGCGCCAGTCAAGGAGCCGCCGGCGCACACGTGACGAAACG CTGACtccagaggaggaagagaagaggcgcgtcaggagagagagaaacaaactgGCCGCCGCTAAGTGTCGCAATCGACGGCGTGAGCTTACAGACAGGCTACAGTCG GAAACTGACAtactggaggaggagaaggcTGAGCTGGAGGCTGAGATCTCAGAGCTGCAGAAGGAGAAAGAGCGTCTGGAGTTCGTCCTCATCACCCATCAACCGAGCTGCAAGATCCCTTACcaggaggagcagcagcagacaccagcgcctcctccacctccgTCCTCCTCTGTTTCAGTGGTGGGTTTGACTGTGAAGGAGGACTCGTTCTACCTGCCTCCACCTTACTcgtcccaccaccaccaccaccagcagcagcaccaccaccaccagcagcagcagccagcgcagcagcagcagcaaggGATGATGCAGGAG AGGGAGCCTGCGGTGCCAGCGCTAACCAGCGAACCAGCAGCAGCGAGCAGTCCTCTGACTCTATGA
- the fosb gene encoding protein fosB isoform X3 — translation MQLFWKDTKGFLTDSSSKSCYDSALERRMFRWAPGDVPFSPGASAFSFPLGSAGEMFQGFPGDPDSGSRGSSSPSVESQYLSSVDSFGSPSTTTAPQECVSSAGGVGVGGGTAGSTPGVDMPGSFVPTVTAITTSQDLQWMVQPTLISSVAPGQSGTGTTTMTQSVALDPYDMPGPSFSSVSGFTPPSSDTPGPVRQSRSRRRTRDETLTPEEEEKRRVRRERNKLAAAKCRNRRRELTDRLQSETDILEEEKAELEAEISELQKEKERLEFVLITHQPSCKIPYQEEQQQTPAPPPPPSSSVSVVGLTVKEDSFYLPPPYSSHHHHHQQQHHHHQQQQPAQQQQQGMMQEREPAVPALTSEPAAASSPLTL, via the exons ATGCAACTTTTTTGGAAAGACACGAAAGGCTTCTTGACTGACTCTTCCAGTAAATCTTGTTACG ACAGTGCACTAGAACGCCGAATGTTTCGCTGGGCGCCAGGTGACGTGCCATTTTCGCCGGGAGCGAGCGCTTTCTCGTTTCCACTCGGCTCTGCCGGGGAGATGTTCCAGGGGTTCCCCGGTGACCCGGACAGCGGCTCCCGTGGAAGTTCCTCTCCATCGGTCGAATCTCAGTACCTGTCTTCGGTGGACTCCTTCGGGAGCCCCTCCACCACCACTGCACCACAA GAGTGTGTATCTTCTGCTGGAGGTGTAGGGGTGGGTGGCGGGACAGCTGGCAGCACTCCAGGGGTGGACATGCCTGGCTCCTTCGTTCCCACAGTGACTGCCATCACCACAAGTCAGGACCTGCAGTGGATGGTGCAACCTACCCTCATCTCCTCCGTGGCACCAGGGCAGAGTGGCACAGGTACGACCACCATGACCCAGTCAGTGGCCCTGGACCCATATGACATGCCAGGGCCAAGCTTCTCCTCCGTCTCGGGCTTCACCCCTCCCAGCTCGGACACCCCAGGTCCTGTGCGCCAGTCAAGGAGCCGCCGGCGCACACGTGACGAAACG CTGACtccagaggaggaagagaagaggcgcgtcaggagagagagaaacaaactgGCCGCCGCTAAGTGTCGCAATCGACGGCGTGAGCTTACAGACAGGCTACAGTCG GAAACTGACAtactggaggaggagaaggcTGAGCTGGAGGCTGAGATCTCAGAGCTGCAGAAGGAGAAAGAGCGTCTGGAGTTCGTCCTCATCACCCATCAACCGAGCTGCAAGATCCCTTACcaggaggagcagcagcagacaccagcgcctcctccacctccgTCCTCCTCTGTTTCAGTGGTGGGTTTGACTGTGAAGGAGGACTCGTTCTACCTGCCTCCACCTTACTcgtcccaccaccaccaccaccagcagcagcaccaccaccaccagcagcagcagccagcgcagcagcagcagcaaggGATGATGCAGGAG AGGGAGCCTGCGGTGCCAGCGCTAACCAGCGAACCAGCAGCAGCGAGCAGTCCTCTGACTCTATGA
- the fosb gene encoding protein fosB isoform X1, translating to MQLFWKDTKGFLTDSSSKSCYDSALERRMFRWAPGDVPFSPGASAFSFPLGSAGEMFQGFPGDPDSGSRGSSSPSVESQYLSSVDSFGSPSTTTAPQECVSSAGGVGVGGGTAGSTPGVDMPGSFVPTVTAITTSQDLQWMVQPTLISSVAPGQSGTGTTTMTQSVALDPYDMPGPSFSSVSGFTPPSSDTPGPVRQSRSRRRTRDETLTPEEEEKRRVRRERNKLAAAKCRNRRRELTDRLQSETDILEEEKAELEAEISELQKEKERLEFVLITHQPSCKIPYQEEQQQTPAPPPPPSSSVSVVGLTVKEDSFYLPPPYSSHHHHHQQQHHHHQQQQPAQQQQQGMMQEVAFSSSFYGPSQPAPGGPCLVADGGGNPDAGSHNPSYTSSFVFTYPEGACGASANQRTSSSEQSSDSMNSPSLLAL from the exons ATGCAACTTTTTTGGAAAGACACGAAAGGCTTCTTGACTGACTCTTCCAGTAAATCTTGTTACG ACAGTGCACTAGAACGCCGAATGTTTCGCTGGGCGCCAGGTGACGTGCCATTTTCGCCGGGAGCGAGCGCTTTCTCGTTTCCACTCGGCTCTGCCGGGGAGATGTTCCAGGGGTTCCCCGGTGACCCGGACAGCGGCTCCCGTGGAAGTTCCTCTCCATCGGTCGAATCTCAGTACCTGTCTTCGGTGGACTCCTTCGGGAGCCCCTCCACCACCACTGCACCACAA GAGTGTGTATCTTCTGCTGGAGGTGTAGGGGTGGGTGGCGGGACAGCTGGCAGCACTCCAGGGGTGGACATGCCTGGCTCCTTCGTTCCCACAGTGACTGCCATCACCACAAGTCAGGACCTGCAGTGGATGGTGCAACCTACCCTCATCTCCTCCGTGGCACCAGGGCAGAGTGGCACAGGTACGACCACCATGACCCAGTCAGTGGCCCTGGACCCATATGACATGCCAGGGCCAAGCTTCTCCTCCGTCTCGGGCTTCACCCCTCCCAGCTCGGACACCCCAGGTCCTGTGCGCCAGTCAAGGAGCCGCCGGCGCACACGTGACGAAACG CTGACtccagaggaggaagagaagaggcgcgtcaggagagagagaaacaaactgGCCGCCGCTAAGTGTCGCAATCGACGGCGTGAGCTTACAGACAGGCTACAGTCG GAAACTGACAtactggaggaggagaaggcTGAGCTGGAGGCTGAGATCTCAGAGCTGCAGAAGGAGAAAGAGCGTCTGGAGTTCGTCCTCATCACCCATCAACCGAGCTGCAAGATCCCTTACcaggaggagcagcagcagacaccagcgcctcctccacctccgTCCTCCTCTGTTTCAGTGGTGGGTTTGACTGTGAAGGAGGACTCGTTCTACCTGCCTCCACCTTACTcgtcccaccaccaccaccaccagcagcagcaccaccaccaccagcagcagcagccagcgcagcagcagcagcaaggGATGATGCAGGAGGTAGCCTTTTCTAGTTCTTTCTATGGGCCGAGCCAGCCGGCGCCGGGTGGCCCGTGCCTTGTCGCTGACGGCGGCGGTAACCCTGACGCTGGCAGCCACAACCCCTCATACAcatcttcatttgtgttcaccTACCCAGAGGGAGCCTGCGGTGCCAGCGCTAACCAGCGAACCAGCAGCAGCGAGCAGTCCTCTGACTCTATGAACTCGCCCTCACTTCTTGCACTCTAA